From Dictyoglomus sp.:
TTCTCATCTCACAAATATCATTGAAATGGTAGAATATTTAGAAAAAAATGATAAACATGAAAATATTCTAATTCTTTTGGATGAACTTGGAGCAGGTACCGATCCTCAAGAAGGATCAGCTCTTGCCTTAGCACTTCTTGAGTACTTTCATTTGAAGGGAACAATAAATATTATTGCTACTCATTATCCACAACTTAAAATCATTGCAACCAAGTATGAGGGAATGGAAAATGCTTCTATGGATTTTGACGATGAAAGTCTAAGACCTTTATATAGAATTAGCTTAGGAATTCCTGGAAAAAGTAATGCATTAAAAATTGCAAAGAGATTAGGATTAGCTCAAAAAATAATAGATAGAGCATATAGTTTTCTCTCAGATAATGAGGTAAAAGTTGAAGATCTTATTGGCGAACTTCAGAGAGAAAAACAAAAACTTCAAAGAGAATATGAGGAATTGAATAAAATAAAAAAAGATTTAGAGATTGAGAAGAAGAAATTAGAAGAAGAGAAGAGGAAAATTTTAGAAGAAAAAGAACTCTTAAAAAATAAAGAGACAAATAAATTATTAAAGGAACTTAGTCAGTTAGAAGAAAGAGTCAAAGAAATTATAAAAAAACTTCAAGAAGAATCTTTATCTATGCAAACTGCTCAAAAAATCCAAAGAGAAATTAGAGATCTTTCTTTACAAGTTCGAGAAAAAAGAGAGAAAAAGGAGGAAATATATATTCCTCATATTGGTGAGAAAGTTAAAATTAAAGATTCTAGTAAAGAGGGAATTGTATTAGATGTAGATACAGATAAAAAGACTGCATTGGTGCAAGTAGGAATACTAAGATTAAATATAGCTTTTAGAGATTTAGAAAAAATAACTGAAGAGAAGGATGACATAATTCCAAACTTTATTAAAGTAGAAAGAAAAAAATATGTTCCTATGGAAATTAACATTAGACAATTAAATGTAGATGAAGGATTAGAGATATTAAAAAAGTATCTAGAAGATGCTTTCTTGGCAGGTCTTCCTCGAGTAAGGATTGTTCATGGTAAGGGTACTGGAAAATTAAAGAAAGCAGTTCATGAATATCTATCTACTCTTAATTATGTTAAAGAATTCTATACTGCTGATCTTTTAGAAGGAGGTGAAGGGGCTACTATTGTTATTTTAGATAAGCCCTCATAATTTGAGAATTATAAATAAATATTTTCTTAAAAGTTTTATACCTGTTTTTATTTTTGGAATTTTTTTATTCACTTCTATTCTTATAGTCTCTCCTCTATTTGAGATTATGGATCTTATTATAAGTAGATCTATAGACATAGGAATCGCATTAAGGATTTTTATTCTTAAAATACCTCCTTATCTTACTTATACTTTTCCTATGGCAATTTTCTTAGCAGTTATTTATATAATTGGACAGTTCATTGAAAGAGGAGAGATAACAGCGATGAAAGCCTCAGGAGCAAGCCTGTCCAATTTTCTTCCTTCTTTACTTATTTTTTCTTTTGGGGTTTTATTTATTATGTTCTATTTTAATGAAATAATATCTCCCAAGGCTATAGAACAAGAAAAAAATCTTTATCAAAGAGCAATATTAAAATCGGCTCCTATTCCTGATAGAGAAAATGTATTCTTTAGAGATAATAATAATTTTTATTTTTTTAGAAAATTTTCTCCTCAAAATCAGGAAATTAAAGATGCTCTTTTAATTCAAATAATAAAGGATGATATAAAAGAAATTATTACAGCAAAAAGAGCTAAATGGTATCCTAATCAAGGATGGATATTTTATGAGGGAAAGATTTATGTATTGAATTCTTTTGGAGATATGATTTTACAGGGAGGATTTAAAGAAAAAAGGATAATTTTAAATAGAAATCCAAGTCAAATTATTCCTTCAACAAAACCTATAAATGAAATGTCTATATGGGAAATAATCGATCAAATAAGACTATTTCACGGAAGTGGTATAAATTTAATAAACCTTTGGACAGAATTATATATTAGGTTTGCATTACCTTTCACTTGTCCTATTTTTGCTCTTTTAGCTTTAGGCTTAGGATTACAAACTAAAAAAGGAGGAAGATCTTTAAGCTTTGGTCTAAGTGTTATTACAATTTTTATCTATTATATAATATTCTCTATTGGAAGATCATTAGCACGAGGAGGAATTCTTTCTCCAATTTTAGGAGCATGGCTTGGAAATATTATTTTTTTATTTGTTTCTCTTATATTCTTGAGAAGAAAACTCTAATAATGATAGGGCTCATTCTTAATGATTTTAAAGCTTCTATAAATCTGCTCCAATAATATCAGAAGAGCAAATTCATGGGTAAAGGTAAGCTTTGACAAAGATAAGAGTAGATTTGCGTTTTTCTTAAGATTTTCCGAAATACCAAAGATACCACCAATTATAAAAGATAAACAAGAGTCTTTTAAATTCGTGTAAAAATCTTTTAATTTATCTGCTAATTCATAAGAGTTTAATAAAATACCATCTTTATCTAATACTATAGTATAGGAGGACCTAATATGTTTTTTAATTAATTCCTCCTCCCTCAATAGAGCTTGAGGGGGAGGAAGATTGGTAAAATTTGTAATATTTATAATCTCTATCTTAGAATAAGCTTTAATTCTTTTTACATATTCTTGGACCCCATTTATAATAAAATCATTTCTTATTTTACCTACTAATAAGACTTTTATAACCACATCAATATATATTTTCAGGCATAGGAGCGAGTTGTAATCTTACAACATATTCTTTTCCATCTCTAATATAAGTTAGAGTTACCCAATCTCCAACTTTTCTTTTTTGTACCTCTGCTCTCAATTCTTCCATAGTTTCCACGGATTTTCCATCGATTTTAATAATAATATCGCCTCCCACTACTAAAGGTGTATTATCTATGTAGATCTGTCTATAACCACCTCTTATTCCTGCCTTTTCAGCAGGACTTCCAGGTACAACTTCTACTACTACAACTCCTTTATCTACAGGAAATTTAATGTAATTAAGATATTCTTTTTCTATAGCATAGCCTCTTATCCCAATCCAGGGATAGGTAACTTTTCCTTCTTTAATTAGTTTATCTGCGATTTCTTTAGCCTTATTTATTGGTATTGCAAATCCTATGCCTTGTGCATTACTTTGAATTGCAGTATTTATTCCGATCACTTCTCCTTTAATATTTAGCAAGGGACCTCCACTATTCCCTGGATTAATTGCTGCATCAGTTTGAATTAGATTTTCCAATCTTACTCCGTTTGGCTCTACTATTGTTCTATTTAAAGCACTTATTATTCCAAGAGTTACTGTTCTATTAAGTCCATAAGGATTTCCAATAGCAATAGCAAATTGTCCTGGTTGAAGATTATCCGAGTTTCCAAGGGGTAAATATGGAAAATTTTCTCCTTCAATCTTTATTACTGCTAGATCTGATCTTTTATCATATCCTATTAATCTTCCTTGATATTTTTTTCCTTCAGCAAGGGTTACGTCTATTTTTCGGGCTTTTTCTACGACATGGTAATTAGTTATTATATACCCCTTTGGATCGATAATAAATCCTGATCCTACCCCAGGTACAGGGGTAACTCCAAAGAAGAAGTCTTCAACTAATGTTACAGTACTTATATTCACTACTGCTGGCATTACTTTATTTACCATAGAAACAATATCTCTTTCAAAAGCATCTAAACTCTTGGGAATATAAACTTCTTGAGTTTGTAGTATAGAATTAGAAGATAACTTTTCTTGTGGATTCTCTTTTTTAATTAAATAATATCCTCCTAGGGTACCAATAAGCCCTCCTAATAATGCTCCAATAATAAATATTGCTAATAGTACTTGCCATACTCCTTTCTCTCTTTTCATAATTTACACCTCCTTAAAAATTTCTTCTATTTCTTTTGATCTTTCTTCAGCTTTAGATATAGACTCCATAATTACTCCTATTATTCCTTCGGAATAAAATTTTTCTAAGCCCATTATAGTTGTACCCCCAGGAGAACTTGTTTTTTTAATTAAATCTTCAAAAGAATAATTTTTCTCTTCGATAAGTGTAACTATTCCTGAAAAAAGTTGAAGAGTTAATTCTTTAGCTAAATCATAAGAAAGTCCTTTTTTAACTCCAGCTAATGTAAAACCCTGAAGTATTAATGAAGCAAAGGCAGGTCCACTACCCGTTAAGGCAGTAATAATATTGAAGTATTTTTCTGGAATCTCCCATATTTTCCCTAAATTTTCAAAAATTTCTTTAACCCTTTTTAAATCTTCCTCTGTATATTTATTACTTGTAATAGTAATTATTCCTTTTTTCACAATTAAAGGCAAATTAGGCATAATTCTAAAAATACTTCTTGCTCTATTTAGATATTTTTCTAAATACTTTAATGGTACCCCAGCAGCAATAGATACGTATATCTGATCTTCTCTTACGTTTAAGGAAATTTCTTTTAAAACTTCTTCAATATTTTGAGGCTTGACAGCAAGAATTATTATCCTACAGTTATTAATAACCTCTAAATTATTTTCTGTAGTATTTATCCCATATTTAGTTTTTAGATATTCTCTTCTTTCTTTAATTGGTTCTGAAACAAATACTTGAGAAGAAGAATATATATGAGAATCTAGAATTCCAGAGATTATTGCTTCTCCCATCATGCCTCCGCCAATAATTCCTAGCATAAAAATCACCTCTTATTCTCTTATTTGCCCTTCTCCAAAAATAATATATTTTGTGGTTGTAAGTTCCTTTAGTCCCATGGGTCCTCGCGCATGAAGTTTCTGGGTAGAAATTCCAATTTCTGCTCCTAAACCAAACTCTCCTCCATCGGTAAATCTTGTTGAGGCATTTACATAGACTGCAGCAGCATCTACTTTTCTTAAGAAAGTCAAAGCCTTTTGATAGTTATTCGTAATAATTCCTTCAGAATGTTTAGTATTGTATTTATTTATATGCTCAATAGCAGAATCTATAGAATCGACAATTTTTATAGCAACAATAAGATCTAGATATTCAGTATACCAATCTTCTTCTGTTGCTTCTTTGACTTCAGGTAATATTTTTCTTGTTTCAGGACACCCTCTAATTTCTACTCCTGCAGACTTTAATCTATGAAATATCTTTGGAAGAAAACTTTCAGCAATATTTTTATGGACAAGAATTTTTTCTATAGCATTACAAACTGAGGGTCTTTGAACCTTTGCGTTATATATTATTTCTTCTGCCATATTAAAATCTGCCTCATCATCTACATAAATATGGTTATTTCCTGCTCCAGTTTCAATTACAGGAACCTTTGATTTCTCAATAACGTATTTAATAAAATTAGCACTTCCTCTTGGAATAACAACATCAATATAATCTCGCATTTTAAGAATTTCCTCTACAATTTCGTGCTCAGGTGATTCAATAATCTGAATTACATCTTCAGAAATTGTTGTTTCTCTTAAGGCATCTCTCATTATCTTTCCAAGAATAATGTTAGAAAATAGTGCATCAGCACTTCCTCTTAGTACTATAGAATTACCAGATTTTATTGCCAAAATAGCCCCATCTACAGTTACATTTGGTCTTGCTTCATATATTAAAGCGATTACTCCGAGAGGAACTCTCATTTGTCCTACTAATATTCCATTAGGTCTCTTTTGTATTGAGATAATTTCTCCTACAGGGTCAGGTAATCTAATAACATCCTCAATACTTCTAATTATATCCTTTATTCTTTTTTCATTTAGAAAGATTCTATCGAGTAAAGCTTTACTTAATCCTCTTTGTTTTCCTCTTTCCATGTCCTTTGTATTCTCTTCGAGGATTTTATCGATATTTCTTTCTATGTTTTCTGCAATTTTTTCTAAAGCTTTATTCTTTTCCTTGGTACTTGCTAAACCTAAAGAATAACTTGCTAATTTCGCTTTTACTAATTTCTCTATAATATTTTCCATAAACTCTCACCTCACTTATTCAAATTCAGATTCTTCCAAAACTTTTATTACTTCTATATATTCTTCCTCAGGAACTATTAAATAAACAGAAACTCCTCTTCCCATATATACAGGATCAGTATATGGAATTGGTGAAGAAACAAGTCTTGGATGAAATCCTTCAGATTTTAAAAATTCTTTTACTAATTCACCTATTATATAATTAGGTAAAACTTTAACTAATCTCCAACCATCAGGAGGAACAAACTTATCTTTGAACAATTTCTCTCACTATGGGAATATATTTATGAGGAGATTTTTTTTGTATTTTTTTATCTAAATGTTTAACAATAAAGAAACTAAGAATTAATCCAAAGCTTCCTAATATTAAACCTGATAGTTGAGGATCATTATTTAGGCTATTTCCAAAGATGAAATATCCAATAAAAACACCAAGAAGAAAAAAGAATAGAGGAATAATATAAATTAGTAGAGTAGCTTTATAGTAGGAAGCTCTCGGAATTTCTAGAGAAACTATATCTCCTATCTCAGCAGAACATTCATCTATTGCATTTAAAAGAAATTTACTGTTCTTTCCTCTCTGACATAAGGAGCATGAAGAACACAACGATGAAGGAGTCAATTCAACAACAACTATGTTTTCTTTTTTATCTATCACTTTGCCTATTTCTTTCATTTTCTTAATTTTATGGAGCCGGAGGCCGGATTCGAACCGGCGACCTGCCGATTACGAATCGGCTGCTCTAACCTGCTGAGCTACACCGGCTTTAAAATTCTTAATAAATTATAACTTTCAAAAACTATGTAAGTCAAATTTAAAAGGGGTAATACAAAATTTTTGGGGTAATCTTTATATAAAAACTTGGCGGGGTCGACGGGATTCGAACCCGCGATCTCCTGCGTGACAGGCAGGTGTGTTAAACCGGGCTACACCACGACCCCGCTTGTTAATAATTATATCATATTTTATGGTGGGCGGAGCAGGACTTGAACCTACGACCTCCTGCTTGTAAGGCAGGCGCTCTAACCACTGAGCTATCCGCCCACATGGCGCCCTCAGGGGGATTCGAACCCCCGTCACCGCCTTGAAAGAGCGGTGTCCTAGGCCGGGCTAGACGATGAGGGCCCTTTCTCTGGTGAGCCGCACAGGAATCGAACCTGTGACCCCCTGATTAAAAGTCAGGTGCTCTACCGACTGAGCTAGCGGCTCACTTAATACGTAAAATTTTATACTATATATTTAATGTTATGTCAAGGATTTTTAAAAATTTATCTTGTTTATGGTGGGCGGAGCAGGATTTGAACCTGCGACCTCCTGCGTGTGAAGCAGGCGCTCTAACCACTGAGCTATCCGCCCCCTTCTTAATAAAAAAAATGGTGGGCCCGCCAGGATTCGAACCTAGAACCAACCGGTTATGAGCCGGCTGCTCTGCCGTTGAGCTACGGGCCCAACCTTTCTGAACATTAATTATAAAATATTTTAATTTCTATGGCAAGAGGAGTAGTTTATGCATATTTATCTCTAACTTCGTCTCTTATTTTTATCAATTCTTTCATTATATGGTATAAATTATAACTTGCCTCTTTTGTTCCAAAAATATCATGTAATTCTCTGTATAATTTATAAAGTCTATTATAGATTTCATGATTTTGAGGATTAGGTTTATATATAAAAGGTTTTACACCACACATTATATCTTGAGCCTCTTCAACTTTAGAATAGCCTCCTCTTTCTTTTCCTGCTGCTACTGCTCCAAAAATTGCAGCACCTAAGGCAGGAGTTTGGGAAGATCTTGATATTTTAATGTTTCTTCCAAGAATATCCGCATAAATTTGCATTACAAAAGGATTCTTTTCTGCTATTCCTCCGCAAGCAATAATCTCTTTTACTTTTACTCCATATTCTTCAAATCTTTCCATAATTACCCTTGCTCCAAAGGCAGTTGCTTCTATTAATGTTCTATAAATCTCTTCGGGTTTTGTATGAAGAGTTTGTCCTATTAGAAGTCCTGTTAATTTTGCATCT
This genomic window contains:
- a CDS encoding LptF/LptG family permease, whose protein sequence is MRIINKYFLKSFIPVFIFGIFLFTSILIVSPLFEIMDLIISRSIDIGIALRIFILKIPPYLTYTFPMAIFLAVIYIIGQFIERGEITAMKASGASLSNFLPSLLIFSFGVLFIMFYFNEIISPKAIEQEKNLYQRAILKSAPIPDRENVFFRDNNNFYFFRKFSPQNQEIKDALLIQIIKDDIKEIITAKRAKWYPNQGWIFYEGKIYVLNSFGDMILQGGFKEKRIILNRNPSQIIPSTKPINEMSIWEIIDQIRLFHGSGINLINLWTELYIRFALPFTCPIFALLALGLGLQTKKGGRSLSFGLSVITIFIYYIIFSIGRSLARGGILSPILGAWLGNIIFLFVSLIFLRRKL
- the proC gene encoding pyrroline-5-carboxylate reductase; its protein translation is MLGIIGGGMMGEAIISGILDSHIYSSSQVFVSEPIKERREYLKTKYGINTTENNLEVINNCRIIILAVKPQNIEEVLKEISLNVREDQIYVSIAAGVPLKYLEKYLNRARSIFRIMPNLPLIVKKGIITITSNKYTEEDLKRVKEIFENLGKIWEIPEKYFNIITALTGSGPAFASLILQGFTLAGVKKGLSYDLAKELTLQLFSGIVTLIEEKNYSFEDLIKKTSSPGGTTIMGLEKFYSEGIIGVIMESISKAEERSKEIEEIFKEV
- a CDS encoding SoxR reducing system RseC family protein, with protein sequence MKEIGKVIDKKENIVVVELTPSSLCSSCSLCQRGKNSKFLLNAIDECSAEIGDIVSLEIPRASYYKATLLIYIIPLFFFLLGVFIGYFIFGNSLNNDPQLSGLILGSFGLILSFFIVKHLDKKIQKKSPHKYIPIVREIVQR
- a CDS encoding trypsin-like peptidase domain-containing protein, whose amino-acid sequence is MKREKGVWQVLLAIFIIGALLGGLIGTLGGYYLIKKENPQEKLSSNSILQTQEVYIPKSLDAFERDIVSMVNKVMPAVVNISTVTLVEDFFFGVTPVPGVGSGFIIDPKGYIITNYHVVEKARKIDVTLAEGKKYQGRLIGYDKRSDLAVIKIEGENFPYLPLGNSDNLQPGQFAIAIGNPYGLNRTVTLGIISALNRTIVEPNGVRLENLIQTDAAINPGNSGGPLLNIKGEVIGINTAIQSNAQGIGFAIPINKAKEIADKLIKEGKVTYPWIGIRGYAIEKEYLNYIKFPVDKGVVVVEVVPGSPAEKAGIRGGYRQIYIDNTPLVVGGDIIIKIDGKSVETMEELRAEVQKRKVGDWVTLTYIRDGKEYVVRLQLAPMPENIY
- a CDS encoding endonuclease MutS2, producing the protein MKKSLKILEWEKIIKEISEYAETSLGREKILSLLPTNEYLLIEKWHRENKEAYRTIYELGFPSFSGIKDIRKYLEKGKIGGIIFPEEFEEIISTLEAWKKLRDYQEKAKNIAKDLWGKNIHVLSNLLLEIKKCIQNGEILDSASSELKNIRNKIFKTHQKIKETAEHFLQKEWKNFLQEPIITVRHGRYVLPVKQEFRNRLNGIVHDQSASGLTFYIEPLPLVELNNQLNLLEIEEKKEIERILKRLTNLVISYEKEILENLENTSYLDFVYAKIHWAEKYKCIIPELETRPVIILRDARHPFLGERAVPISLEIGRKFNTLVITGPNTGGKTVTLKTIGLFTLLNQAGIPVPAKEGTLLGIFDKIFLDIGDEQSIEQNLSTFSSHLTNIIEMVEYLEKNDKHENILILLDELGAGTDPQEGSALALALLEYFHLKGTINIIATHYPQLKIIATKYEGMENASMDFDDESLRPLYRISLGIPGKSNALKIAKRLGLAQKIIDRAYSFLSDNEVKVEDLIGELQREKQKLQREYEELNKIKKDLEIEKKKLEEEKRKILEEKELLKNKETNKLLKELSQLEERVKEIIKKLQEESLSMQTAQKIQREIRDLSLQVREKREKKEEIYIPHIGEKVKIKDSSKEGIVLDVDTDKKTALVQVGILRLNIAFRDLEKITEEKDDIIPNFIKVERKKYVPMEINIRQLNVDEGLEILKKYLEDAFLAGLPRVRIVHGKGTGKLKKAVHEYLSTLNYVKEFYTADLLEGGEGATIVILDKPS
- a CDS encoding 23S rRNA (pseudouridine(1915)-N(3))-methyltransferase RlmH; this translates as MVIKVLLVGKIRNDFIINGVQEYVKRIKAYSKIEIINITNFTNLPPPQALLREEELIKKHIRSSYTIVLDKDGILLNSYELADKLKDFYTNLKDSCLSFIIGGIFGISENLKKNANLLLSLSKLTFTHEFALLILLEQIYRSFKIIKNEPYHY
- a CDS encoding glutamate-5-semialdehyde dehydrogenase, which codes for MENIIEKLVKAKLASYSLGLASTKEKNKALEKIAENIERNIDKILEENTKDMERGKQRGLSKALLDRIFLNEKRIKDIIRSIEDVIRLPDPVGEIISIQKRPNGILVGQMRVPLGVIALIYEARPNVTVDGAILAIKSGNSIVLRGSADALFSNIILGKIMRDALRETTISEDVIQIIESPEHEIVEEILKMRDYIDVVIPRGSANFIKYVIEKSKVPVIETGAGNNHIYVDDEADFNMAEEIIYNAKVQRPSVCNAIEKILVHKNIAESFLPKIFHRLKSAGVEIRGCPETRKILPEVKEATEEDWYTEYLDLIVAIKIVDSIDSAIEHINKYNTKHSEGIITNNYQKALTFLRKVDAAAVYVNASTRFTDGGEFGLGAEIGISTQKLHARGPMGLKELTTTKYIIFGEGQIRE
- a CDS encoding 2-oxoglutarate:ferredoxin oxidoreductase, with amino-acid sequence MFKDKFVPPDGWRLVKVLPNYIIGELVKEFLKSEGFHPRLVSSPIPYTDPVYMGRGVSVYLIVPEEEYIEVIKVLEESEFE